Proteins encoded together in one Pseudomonas sp. ADAK13 window:
- a CDS encoding PepSY-associated TM helix domain-containing protein, whose amino-acid sequence MNPPKISFYNLAWRWHFYAGLFVAPFMVLLALTGIIYLFKPQLDPLMYGHLLTVQSAEHALSADEQLQRAQAAYPQGKISKYLPPADATSSAQFVMRNDGHEVTVFVDPYRGTVLGEQDAKNNLQAIARALHGELMIGTVGDRLVELAAGWGVMLVISGLYLWWPRGTSAAGILWPRLGSRGRLFWRDLHAVAGFWGAAFLLVMLLSGMTWTGFWGKQYAELWNKFPAAMWNNVPQSDQQARSLNTASQQTVPWAMENTPMPMSGDHAEHMNHAGMSHGPAAPGIRLQQVVDLAQSRKVEPGYSITFPTTAEGVFTVAVFANDPRNDATLHVDQYTGKILADVRWEQYNGVARATEMGVMLHEGKMFGPVNQIIVLLICLMILLSAVSGVVIWWKRRPQGGLGVPPLRHDLPKWKTAMVIMLGLAIVFPLVGASLIVVWALDRLVLSRVFGQRESASGSA is encoded by the coding sequence ATGAACCCACCAAAGATTTCCTTCTACAACCTGGCCTGGCGCTGGCATTTCTACGCCGGGCTGTTTGTCGCGCCGTTCATGGTGCTGCTGGCCCTGACCGGCATCATCTACCTGTTCAAACCCCAGCTCGACCCGCTGATGTACGGCCACCTGCTGACCGTGCAAAGCGCCGAGCACGCATTGAGTGCGGACGAGCAACTGCAACGCGCCCAGGCCGCCTACCCACAAGGCAAGATCAGCAAATACCTGCCGCCTGCCGACGCCACCAGCAGCGCGCAATTCGTGATGCGCAACGACGGGCACGAAGTGACCGTATTCGTCGACCCGTATCGCGGCACCGTACTCGGTGAGCAAGACGCGAAGAACAATCTGCAAGCCATCGCCCGTGCGTTGCATGGCGAATTGATGATCGGCACCGTCGGCGATCGCCTGGTGGAACTCGCCGCCGGCTGGGGCGTGATGCTGGTGATTTCGGGGCTGTATCTGTGGTGGCCGCGAGGCACGTCGGCGGCGGGCATTCTGTGGCCCCGGCTGGGCAGTCGCGGCCGTTTGTTCTGGCGCGATTTGCACGCGGTCGCGGGCTTCTGGGGTGCGGCCTTTCTGCTGGTGATGCTGCTCAGCGGCATGACCTGGACCGGCTTCTGGGGCAAGCAATACGCCGAGCTGTGGAATAAATTTCCGGCGGCGATGTGGAACAACGTTCCCCAGTCCGACCAACAGGCCCGCAGCCTCAACACGGCGAGCCAACAGACCGTGCCGTGGGCCATGGAAAACACGCCGATGCCGATGTCCGGCGACCACGCCGAGCACATGAACCACGCCGGCATGAGCCACGGCCCCGCGGCCCCGGGCATCCGCCTGCAACAGGTGGTAGACCTCGCTCAGTCGCGCAAGGTCGAGCCCGGCTACAGCATCACCTTCCCCACCACCGCCGAAGGCGTATTCACTGTCGCGGTGTTCGCCAACGACCCGCGCAACGACGCCACCCTGCATGTGGATCAATACACCGGCAAGATCCTCGCCGATGTGCGCTGGGAGCAGTACAACGGTGTGGCCCGCGCCACCGAAATGGGCGTGATGCTGCATGAAGGCAAGATGTTCGGGCCGGTCAACCAGATCATCGTGCTGCTGATTTGCCTGATGATCCTGCTCAGTGCCGTCAGCGGTGTGGTGATCTGGTGGAAGCGTCGTCCACAGGGCGGGCTGGGCGTTCCGCCGTTGCGGCACGACCTGCCGAAATGGAAAACCGCGATGGTGATCATGCTCGGGCTGGCGATTGTCTTTCCGCTGGTGGGCGCCTCGTTGATCGTGGTCTGGGCGTTGGACCGGCTAGTGCTTTCACGCGTGTTTGGCCAACGTGAATCTGCCTCAGGTTCAGCATGA
- a CDS encoding TonB-dependent receptor, which yields MNKYLASGLCLLALQNSAQALTLPASAVSAPAVDDERVDLNTPTTAGSRLNLTALQTPGSVESQTGEQIRARGDATVQDAISRATGISRTGTPGDGGTSLSARGFTGQSSVLQLYDGARMFDGAGTSTFPVDTWSVERVDVLRGPASVMYGQGATGAVINTIPKKPFEGDIENHIRLGYGSYDRQQQALDSGGSLTDTLSYRLNINRLRSNGFIDRGDSGSDFVSGALRWQAADNLSFTLATDYGDQTPQNDYGTPLINGQLHKGLRDKNYNVSNDIQHYNDQWTRLTSEWQINDNVTATNELSYLKNQRRWQNAESYNAVDGGLVRQSYLGIKHNQEQVGDRQTFTFKHTLFGLDSQTVTGVEYNRIRFRLASNSPFDDVTNAGQPVDILHPVPQPFESADPFIPQSVSTTRQLAAFAENRLQLTDKLSLITGVRRDYLHIDREDLTQDHNDSNKTLTGNNWKAGLVYAITPDTSVYGQYATSTDGVGSLITLSPSQQNFGLSTAKQTEIGLKQAFWDSRGEWTLAAYHIVKKKLLVSIPGTDLKEQVGQQSSNGLEASLDLQLPNAWQLQANAAIVRAQYDDFSEVVNGQAVSRDGNRPTDVPRRTANLWLSKAVTDDIRAGAGVRYVDARFANTANTSEVPSYTVVDATVSWKAMRNTTLGLQLNNLFDRTYAVSQYNDGQQWILGEPRSFFVTADYTF from the coding sequence ATGAACAAGTACCTTGCGTCCGGCCTGTGCCTGCTCGCCCTGCAAAACAGCGCCCAGGCCCTGACTCTTCCCGCCAGTGCCGTCTCCGCGCCGGCGGTCGATGACGAGCGCGTCGACCTGAACACCCCGACCACCGCAGGTTCGCGCCTGAACCTTACAGCCCTGCAAACCCCTGGCAGCGTTGAAAGCCAGACCGGCGAGCAGATTCGCGCACGGGGCGATGCCACGGTGCAGGACGCCATTTCCCGCGCCACCGGCATCAGCCGCACCGGCACCCCGGGCGACGGCGGCACCTCATTGTCGGCGCGCGGTTTTACCGGCCAGAGTTCGGTGCTGCAACTGTACGACGGCGCCCGCATGTTCGATGGCGCGGGCACGTCCACCTTCCCGGTCGACACCTGGTCCGTGGAGCGTGTGGACGTGCTGCGCGGCCCGGCCTCGGTGATGTATGGCCAGGGCGCCACCGGGGCGGTGATCAACACGATCCCGAAGAAGCCCTTCGAAGGCGACATCGAAAACCATATCCGCCTGGGCTACGGTTCTTATGATCGCCAGCAACAAGCCCTCGACAGCGGCGGCTCGCTGACCGACACCCTGAGCTACCGCCTGAACATCAACCGCCTGCGCAGCAACGGTTTCATCGACCGTGGCGACTCCGGCAGCGACTTCGTCAGCGGAGCCCTGCGCTGGCAGGCGGCCGACAACCTGAGCTTCACCCTGGCCACTGACTACGGCGACCAGACCCCGCAAAACGACTACGGCACGCCATTGATCAACGGCCAGTTGCACAAGGGCCTGCGGGACAAGAACTACAACGTCAGCAACGATATCCAGCACTACAACGACCAGTGGACGCGCCTGACCAGCGAGTGGCAGATCAACGATAACGTCACGGCCACCAACGAACTGTCGTACCTGAAAAACCAGCGCCGCTGGCAGAACGCCGAGAGCTACAACGCTGTCGACGGCGGCCTGGTACGCCAGAGCTACCTGGGCATCAAGCACAATCAGGAACAGGTCGGCGACCGCCAGACCTTTACCTTCAAGCACACCCTGTTCGGCCTCGACAGCCAGACCGTGACAGGCGTCGAGTACAACCGCATTCGCTTCCGCCTGGCCAGCAACTCGCCGTTCGATGACGTCACGAATGCCGGCCAGCCAGTGGACATTCTGCACCCGGTGCCGCAGCCGTTTGAAAGTGCCGACCCGTTCATTCCGCAGTCCGTGAGCACCACCAGGCAGTTGGCGGCCTTCGCCGAAAACCGCCTGCAACTGACCGATAAACTGTCGCTGATCACCGGTGTGCGCCGCGATTACCTGCACATTGATCGTGAAGACCTGACACAGGATCACAACGACTCCAACAAAACCCTCACCGGCAACAACTGGAAAGCCGGCCTGGTCTACGCCATCACCCCGGACACCTCGGTGTACGGCCAGTACGCCACCAGCACCGACGGCGTCGGCAGCCTGATCACCCTGAGCCCGAGCCAGCAGAATTTCGGCCTGTCCACCGCCAAGCAGACCGAGATCGGCCTCAAGCAGGCGTTCTGGGACTCTCGCGGCGAATGGACCCTGGCGGCCTACCACATCGTCAAAAAGAAATTGTTGGTCAGCATTCCCGGCACCGACTTGAAAGAACAAGTGGGCCAGCAATCCTCCAACGGCCTGGAAGCCAGCCTCGACCTGCAGCTGCCAAACGCCTGGCAGTTGCAAGCCAACGCCGCCATCGTGCGGGCGCAGTACGACGACTTCTCCGAAGTGGTCAACGGCCAGGCCGTGTCCCGCGACGGCAACCGCCCCACCGACGTGCCGCGCCGCACCGCCAACCTGTGGCTGAGCAAAGCGGTGACCGACGACATCCGCGCGGGTGCCGGCGTGCGTTATGTCGACGCGCGTTTCGCCAACACCGCCAACACCAGCGAAGTGCCGAGCTACACCGTGGTGGACGCCACCGTGTCATGGAAAGCCATGCGCAACACGACATTGGGCCTGCAATTGAATAACCTGTTCGACCGCACCTACGCCGTCAGCCAATACAATGACGGCCAGCAATGGATTCTTGGCGAGCCCAGGTCGTTCTTTGTGACGGCGGACTACACTTTCTAA
- a CDS encoding ABC transporter ATP-binding protein encodes MTSLNLTDLAWTPPGHEHCHHQFQLRDASLHVSAGEFVGLIGPNGSGKTSLLRCAYRFSKPAEGEVLLEHQNVWKQSSKWCAQRIAVVLQEFPDAFGLRVDEVVAMGRTPHKGLFDSDTVEDRNLIRQALDNVGLLGFEDHAFATLSGGEKQRVILARALAQQPQLLILDEPTNHLDPRYQLQLLQLVKRLNIGTLASIHDLNLAAAFCDRLYVINHGRIVASGTPHAVLTAELLREVFGVEALIDTHPLSGYPRITWITQP; translated from the coding sequence ATGACCTCACTCAATCTCACCGACCTCGCCTGGACCCCACCAGGCCACGAGCACTGTCATCACCAGTTCCAACTGCGTGACGCCAGCCTGCACGTGAGCGCCGGTGAATTTGTCGGGCTGATCGGCCCCAACGGCAGCGGCAAGACCAGCCTGCTGCGTTGCGCCTATCGGTTCAGCAAACCGGCCGAGGGTGAGGTGCTGCTGGAACACCAGAACGTGTGGAAGCAATCCTCGAAGTGGTGCGCGCAACGTATCGCCGTGGTGCTCCAGGAGTTTCCCGACGCGTTCGGCCTGCGGGTGGATGAAGTGGTCGCCATGGGCCGCACACCTCACAAGGGCCTGTTCGACAGCGACACGGTTGAAGACCGCAACCTGATCCGCCAGGCCCTGGATAACGTCGGCCTGCTGGGCTTTGAAGACCACGCCTTCGCCACCCTCTCGGGCGGTGAAAAGCAGCGGGTGATCCTCGCCCGCGCCCTGGCCCAGCAACCGCAACTGCTGATCCTCGACGAACCGACCAACCACCTCGACCCGCGCTACCAACTGCAATTGCTGCAACTGGTCAAGCGCCTGAACATCGGCACCCTCGCCAGCATCCACGACCTGAACCTGGCCGCCGCGTTCTGTGATCGCCTGTACGTGATCAACCACGGGCGCATCGTCGCCAGCGGCACGCCTCACGCAGTGCTGACCGCCGAACTGCTGCGCGAGGTGTTCGGCGTTGAAGCATTGATCGACACCCACCCCTTGTCCGGCTACCCCCGAATTACCTGGATAACCCAACCATGA
- a CDS encoding ABC transporter substrate-binding protein has protein sequence MILRSLLSLALLLGTSQAFAEATRYPLKIQSCNREVSFAEAPKHAVSHDINMTQMMLALGLKSHMAGYSGVTGWKSVTPEMAQILDGLPELASKYPSVETLLNANVDFFFAGWDYGMRVGGDLTPQTLQPLGINVYELTESCAFVMKRPAATLEDTYNDLRNLGKIFDVQDRANALIAQMQAQVADVQKTLPAEKPRVFLYDSGEDRAMTSGRLGMPQALIDAAGGRNILDDVDASWTRVNWETVVERNPQVIVIVDYSEITADQKEQFLLNNPALQSVDAIKNQRFIVIPYVQATPGIDNVLAVETLAKGFHGE, from the coding sequence ATGATCCTGCGCTCCCTGCTGTCTCTCGCTTTGCTGCTCGGCACTTCCCAGGCGTTCGCCGAAGCGACCCGTTACCCGCTGAAAATCCAGAGTTGCAACCGCGAAGTGAGCTTCGCCGAGGCGCCGAAACACGCGGTCAGCCACGACATCAACATGACCCAGATGATGCTCGCCCTGGGCCTCAAGTCGCACATGGCCGGCTACAGCGGCGTCACCGGCTGGAAGTCGGTGACCCCGGAAATGGCGCAGATCCTCGACGGCCTGCCGGAACTGGCGAGCAAATACCCGTCGGTGGAAACCCTGCTGAATGCCAACGTCGACTTCTTCTTCGCCGGCTGGGACTACGGCATGCGCGTCGGTGGCGACCTCACCCCGCAAACCCTGCAGCCGCTGGGCATCAACGTCTATGAGCTGACCGAGTCCTGCGCCTTCGTGATGAAGCGCCCGGCCGCCACCCTGGAAGACACCTACAACGACCTGCGCAACCTGGGCAAAATCTTCGACGTACAGGACCGCGCCAACGCACTGATCGCGCAGATGCAGGCGCAGGTCGCCGACGTGCAGAAAACCCTGCCGGCCGAAAAGCCTCGGGTATTCCTCTACGACAGCGGTGAAGACCGCGCCATGACCTCCGGCCGCCTGGGCATGCCCCAGGCGCTGATCGACGCCGCCGGTGGGCGCAATATCCTCGACGACGTGGACGCCAGCTGGACCCGCGTCAACTGGGAAACCGTGGTGGAGCGCAACCCGCAGGTCATCGTGATCGTCGACTACAGCGAAATCACCGCGGACCAAAAAGAGCAGTTCCTGCTGAACAACCCGGCCCTGCAATCGGTGGACGCCATCAAGAACCAACGCTTTATCGTGATTCCCTACGTGCAGGCCACGCCGGGCATCGACAACGTGCTGGCGGTTGAAACCCTGGCCAAGGGGTTCCACGGCGAATGA
- a CDS encoding FecCD family ABC transporter permease, which translates to MITRRYALLLSALGALLLISCVVSLGFGSARVPVDVVWRILLHKAFGLGEVDWSAGQEHIVWLIRVPRMLLGALVGAGLALIGAVLQAVTRNPLADPHLLGVTSGATLGAVIVVLHVGEVIGLLTLPIAAFIGALLSMIVVLAVASRNGRLESDRLLLCGVAVSFVMMAVANLLLFMGDHRAASAVMFWMLGGLGLARWELLAIPFATVLLGLVLLLGMARPLNALMAGEQTAVTLGLNARNVRLKVFLIASLMTGVLVSISGSIGFVGLMVPHIARRLVGAEHRRLLPVCVLLGSVFLVWVDVAARTMIAPEDLPIGVATAAIGGLFFIGLMRKR; encoded by the coding sequence ATGATCACCCGTCGCTACGCCCTGCTGCTGAGTGCCCTTGGCGCGTTGTTGCTGATCTCGTGCGTGGTCTCGCTGGGGTTCGGCTCGGCGCGGGTGCCGGTGGACGTGGTGTGGCGAATTTTGCTGCACAAAGCCTTCGGCCTTGGCGAGGTGGACTGGAGCGCAGGGCAGGAACACATCGTGTGGCTGATCCGCGTGCCGCGCATGTTGCTCGGGGCCTTGGTCGGCGCCGGGCTGGCGTTGATTGGTGCGGTGTTGCAGGCCGTCACACGCAACCCGCTGGCGGACCCGCACCTGCTGGGCGTGACCTCCGGCGCCACCCTGGGCGCGGTGATTGTAGTGCTGCATGTGGGCGAAGTGATCGGTTTGCTCACCCTGCCTATCGCGGCGTTTATCGGTGCCTTGTTGAGCATGATCGTGGTGCTGGCGGTGGCCAGTCGCAACGGTCGGCTGGAGAGCGACCGGTTGCTTTTGTGCGGTGTGGCGGTGTCGTTCGTGATGATGGCGGTGGCCAACCTGCTGCTGTTCATGGGTGACCATCGCGCGGCGTCGGCGGTGATGTTCTGGATGCTCGGCGGCCTCGGCCTGGCGCGCTGGGAGTTGCTGGCAATTCCCTTCGCTACGGTGTTGCTGGGGCTGGTGTTGCTGCTGGGCATGGCGCGTCCGTTGAACGCGCTGATGGCCGGTGAACAGACCGCCGTGACCCTGGGCCTGAACGCGCGCAACGTGCGGCTCAAGGTGTTTTTGATCGCCTCGCTGATGACCGGCGTGCTGGTGTCCATCAGCGGCTCCATCGGCTTTGTCGGGCTGATGGTGCCGCACATTGCCCGGCGTCTTGTGGGCGCCGAGCACCGCCGGCTATTGCCGGTGTGCGTGCTGCTGGGCAGCGTGTTCCTGGTGTGGGTCGATGTGGCCGCCCGCACGATGATCGCCCCGGAAGACCTGCCCATCGGCGTGGCCACGGCGGCCATCGGCGGGCTGTTTTTTATCGGTTTGATGCGCAAGCGTTAA